A window of the Trichoderma asperellum chromosome 4, complete sequence genome harbors these coding sequences:
- a CDS encoding uncharacterized protein (EggNog:ENOG41~SECRETED:SignalP(1-27)): MPSPRRMRLLMVAVIITVVFVLFYSSGMEPEADVSLKGFYEKTKDAMERGTARGQAVINSKTGEKAGHIPADKDGDGDIDNDDKVAAQELQERLQAVAQEAKDKANEKSPKPDMPSKIIGVGSSAEGQEKKGQVKVGSGDIGERVKPEATREETKEEHEAEVEMNSILKKSPVIIFSKTYCPYSKRAKGILLEKYAITPEPYVVEIDEHPLGPHLQDYLQKKTGRRTVPNILINGVSIGGSDDIVALDNDDKLVAKFRDLGQARVEISERFTTGAHQ; the protein is encoded by the exons ATGCCGTCTCCACGACGAATGCGCCTCTTGATGGTGGCGGTGATTATCaccgtcgtcttcgtcttatTCTACAGCTCCGGCATGGAGCCCGAAGCCGACGTCAGCCTCAAGGGCTTCTACGAAAAAACAAAGGACGCCATGGAACGAGGGACGGCGCGTGGGCAGGCAGTAATCAATTCCAAGACGGGAGAGAAGGCAGGCCACATCCCCGCCGACAaggacggcgacggcgacatTGACAACGACGACAAGGTGGCGGCGCAGGAGCTTCAGGAGCGGCTGCAGGCCGTTGCGCAGGAGGCAAAGGACAAGGCCAACGAGAAGAGCCCCAAGCCCGATATGCCCAGCAAGATTATTGGAGTGGGAAGCTCAGCCGAGGgacaggagaagaagggccagGTCAAAGTCGGCAGTGGTGACATTGGAGAGAGAGTCAAGCCTGAGGCGACGAGAGAGGAGACAAAGGAAGAGCACGAAGCCGAAGTCGAGATGAACAGCATCTTGAAGAAATCACCTG tcatcatcttctccaaaacCTACTGCCCGTATTCGAAGCGTGCCAAGGGTATCCTCCTCGAAAAATACGCCATCACCCCCGAGCCTTATGTCGTCGAGATTGACGAGCACCCGCTTGGCCCTCATCTCCAGGACTATctccagaagaagacgggcCGTAGAACGGTGCCAAACATTTTGATCAATGGGGTTAGCATTGGCGGCTCAGACGACATTGTTGCTCTGGACAACGACGACAAGCTCGTAGCCAAGTTCCGCGACCTGGGCCAGGC
- a CDS encoding uncharacterized protein (SECRETED:SignalP(1-21)), with amino-acid sequence MLSQILVFFYLLACSIFGVQAMPKEAHYLRRHGYLYARIPVPSLRLPRWSRMNEEVQNPNSWPDSRLEEGLAHTNAYVAENQFLEDDMELYRLYDELATPF; translated from the coding sequence atgCTGTCTCAAATCTTGGTATTCTTTTACCTCTTAGCCTGCTCAATATTCGGCGTGCAAGCTATGCCAAAGGAAGCGCATTACCTTCGCAGACACGGCTATCTCTACGCTCGAATTCCAGTTCCCAGCCTGCGCCTACCCCGTTGGTCCCGGATGAACGAAGAGGTGCAGAATCCAAACAGCTGGCCAGACAGCCGACTTGAAGAAGGTTTAGCACACACAAATGCCTATGTTGCCGAAAACCAGTTTCTGGAAGATGATATGGAATTATACAGATTGTATGACGAGCTCGCGACTCCCTTCTAG
- a CDS encoding uncharacterized protein (SECRETED:SignalP(1-35)) produces MLPNMPSIRSKRKSLPIIFALVLGILLLIAAPVAASSSQPSPQAGSANSDLICHTANPEECYPRVFQPTDEFQTVHGDQELPSGLHVRLNIWTGVKEAKINVPDETNPDLDGLPVDQAVVLVDQEQPETVQVPKGAPKYDAIGKVKEPAQGEEAQVEAIAFAETFKMLKSGIIPSDEEFDHGLEGLEELSHDIYYGLKITEDADVVRALFCLMGSRDGETPKGVTPRSQQAAAILAGALSNNPSALKEVAKIWQPLMEQSCPHDGTRAHDLFYYPIASVGDSPGKVKAVVSAINGLIKDENIRKDFLANNGMKQLLGVLVPEGEEWAGAQRKVGQLVLDTFLDEDMGAQLGQWPKGQASSNAVCETAKTALDDGCWDYNVERMVKLKRGPWSKELRARLAAARKSTGKVPNHGEL; encoded by the coding sequence ATGTTGCCGAATATGCCTTCTATTCGGTCCAAACGCAAGTCATTACCAATCATCTTTGCATTGGTTCTGGGTATCTTGCTTCTCATAGCGGCGCCAGttgcggcatcatcatctcagcCTTCGCCCCAAGCAGGGTCAGCAAATTCGGATCTAATCTGTCACACAGCCAACCCCGAGGAATGTTATCCTCGGGTCTTTCAACCAACAGATGAGTTCCAAACAGTTCACGGTGACCAAGAATTGCCGAGTGGACTCCATGTTCGCTTGAATATCTGGACAGGAGTCAAGGAGGCCAAGATCAACGTACCTGATGAAACGAATCCTGATCTGGATGGCCTGCCCGTTGATCAGGCAGTGGTACTTGTCGACCAGGAGCAGCCAGAAACAGTACAAGTGCCCAAAGGAGCGCCAAAATACGATGCTATTGGCAAAGTCAAGGAGCcagctcaaggagaagaagcacagGTGGAGGCTATTGCCTTTGCAGAGACGTTTAAAATGCTCAAAAGTGGCATTATTCCGAGTGATGAAGAATTTGACCATGGTCTCGAAGGGCTAGAAGAACTATCGCACGACATCTACTACGGTCTCAAGATTACGGAAGATGCAGACGTGGTAAGGGCACTGTTTTGCTTGATGGGATCTCGTGATGGCGAAACCCCCAAAGGAGTCACTCCGCGAAGCCAACAAGCGGCTGCTATTCTCGCTGGTGCCCTCTCCAACAATCCTTCGGCTCTGAAAGAAGTGGCCAAGATCTGGCAACCGCTCATGGAACAATCGTGCCCTCACGATGGCACCCGCGCCCACGATCTCTTCTACTATCCCATAGCCTCGGTCGGCGATTCCCCCGGAAAAGTCAAGGCCGTAGTCTCAGCCATCAACGGCCTCATCAAAGACGAGAACATCAGGAAGGATTTCCTTGCAAACAACGGTATGAAGCAACTCCTTGGCGTCCTTGTCCCAGAAGGCGAGGAGTGGGCCGGAGCACAGAGAAAGGTCGGGCAGCTGGTGCTGGATACTTTTTTGGACGAGGATATGGGTGCTCAGCTTGGCCAGTGGCCTAAGGGCCAGGCGTCGAGTAATGCAGTGTGTGAGACGGCAAAGACAGCCCTGGACGACGGCTGCTGGGATTATAACGTCGAGAGAATGGTCAAATTGAAGAGGGGACCATGGAGCAAGGAGCTGCGGGcgaggctggcggcagcgCGTAAATCCACGGGCAAGGTGCCAAACCATGGCGAACTATAG
- a CDS encoding uncharacterized protein (EggNog:ENOG41) has translation MTMDLVAVRCAKCDSKLGNLVNLWTQIGKKYITPVAHAEEKGDADKISATGAVRIGDAGTLVEGCELRDAECSTCHTNIGQKCITSPPNHIFANGQIIYRITSIGLKIAKDLRRKAEPKIQRTLQLRDQSAAATQAKPSIVSGRAAPQNETTPSRDRFDIMQIQADLEVQQDEIQRIGVAGFQVMSNFDSTVARLEKQMRQLSESIASVRRDGEGQQADIKSLKTQMSDAKRNGQNDDGVVARLDQQLQTTDKVVAELRQIMQKSKSDITGLRSELTAAKKEITEVKKANARLKQEADEAKQVAQEGIATSKLYASEVASLRREITQLRSELAQDNDRRHLSVGEDPSISSHQLDILASNISKIGNRASQVESLQMEFDLFRTRIQRLETRMANGTPNPSRKDVRPSVGEYGSVTEQGNQSHYGTATRQKRSAISRDDSHMMNSTPSKRVALSSDYPTLANAGYISNGEQQQSSPGTMALVETPVQRRTTATANKSTVRRGRWGSKT, from the exons ATGACTATGGACCTAGTCGCCGTTAGATGTGCCAAATGCGATTCCAAACTGGGCAATCTCGTCAATTTATGGACACAGATAGGCAAAAAATACATAACACCAGTGGCACACGCCGAGGAGAAGGGCGATGCAGACAAGATCTCGGCAACGGGCGCTGTGCGGATTGGCGATGCAGGCACTTTGGTTGAGGGCTG TGAGCTCCGAGATGCTGAATGTTCAACATGTCATACAAACATTGGACAGAAGTGCATAACAAGCCCCCCAAATCATATATTTGCCAA TGGGCAAATCATATATCGTATCACTTCCATAGGTCTCAAAATAGCCAAAGACCTTAGGCGTAAGGCTGAGCCCAAGATACAGCGCACCCTCCAGCTCAGAGACCAGTCGGCGGCCGCAACTCAAGCGAAGCCCTCGATCGTGAGTGGCAGGGCAGCCCCTCAGAATGAAACGACTCCAAGTCGGGATAGGTTCGACATTATGCAGATCCAGGCCGATCTGGAAGTTCAGCAAGATGAGATCCAACGAATTGGCGTTGCTGGATTTCAGGTCATGTCCAATTTCGATAGCACTGTTGCGCGCCTCGAAAAACAGATGCGGCAACTCAGCGAATCCATCGCGAGCGTTCgtagagatggagaagggcagCAAGCGGACATTAAGTCTCTCAAGACACAGATGAGCGACGCCAAGCGGAATGGCCAGAACGACGACGGCGTTGTTGCTCGTTTggaccagcagcttcagacTACAGACAAAGTGGTCGCAGAGCTTCGGCAAATAATGCAAAAATCCAAGTCAGACATCACTGGCCTCCGAAGCGAGCTGACGGCCGCGAAAAAGGAGATTACAGAGGTGAAAAAGGCAAATGCACGCCTCAAGCAGGAAGCCGACGAGGCGAAACAGGTAGCACAGGAAGGTATAGCTACGTCTAAGCTGTATGCGTCTGAGGTGGCATCTCTAAGGCGAGAGATTACACAGCTGCGATCTGAGCTTGCGCAAGATAATGACCGTCGTCACTTGTCGGTGGGCGAAGATCCCtcaatctcatctcatcaacTGGACATTCTCGCCAGCAACATATCCAAGATTGGAAACCGCGCAAGCCAAGTAGAGTCCTTGCAGATGGAATTCGATCTCTTTAGGACTCGAATACAGCGGTTAGAAACTCGAATGGCCAACGGTACGCCCAACCCTAGCAGAAAAGATGTTCGACCGTCTGTTGGGGAATACGGCTCCGTAACTGAGCAGGGCAACCAATCCCACTATGGAACGGCCACGCGCCAGAAACGATCAGCAATAAGTAGAGATGACAGCCATATGATGAACTCGACACCTTCTAAGCGAGTGGCACTCTCTTCAGATTACCCTACCCTTGCCAATGCTGGCTATATCAGCAATGGTGAACAGCAGCAATCGTCGCCTGGGACTATGGCTTTGGTAGAAACTCCTGTTCAGCGGCGGACTACAGCCACAGCAAACAAGAGCACTGTAAGGCGTGGGAGATGGGGCTCCAAaacctga